Proteins encoded together in one Microcebus murinus isolate Inina chromosome 16, M.murinus_Inina_mat1.0, whole genome shotgun sequence window:
- the CSTL1 gene encoding cystatin-like 1, with protein MGIRSWRNLLVLLVALVLAAKLGHFERWEGFREMPMSKKNMDPTLNFFIQSYNNASNDTYLFRVQELLRSQVQLTTGVEYMVTVKIARTTCKKNVTKDPSCPLQSKKLRKSLICESLIYTVPWINYYQLWNNSCQDY; from the exons ATGGGGATCAGAAGCTGGAGGAACCTCCTGGTGCTGCTGGTTGCCCTGGTGCTGGCGGCCAAGTTGGGTCACTTCGAAAGGTGGGAGGGCTTCCGGGAGATGCCCATGAGCAAGAAAAACATGGATCCGACACTCAACTTCTTCATTCAATCCTACAACAATGCCAGCAATGACACCTACTTATTTCGAGTCCAGGAACTACTTCGAAGTCAGGTCCAG CTGACCACAGGAGTGGAGTATATGGTCACTGTGAAGATTGCCCGGACGACATGCAAGAAGAATGTCACGAAGGATCCTTCCTGCCCCCTGCAGAGCAAGAAGCTGAGAAAG AGTTTGATTTGCGAGTCTTTGATATACACTGTGCCCTGGATAAACTATTACCAGCTCTGGAACAACTCTTGCCAGGATTACTGA